A window of the Schlesneria paludicola DSM 18645 genome harbors these coding sequences:
- a CDS encoding type IV pilus modification PilV family protein has translation MTLVEVVVGIALLATVLVAILTSFRTHSLQVRNAKERMKAIRIADELLSEWMAASRLPLLGQQGALFDPQGWSWRMVATTEVQDLMAIGAQTSRLEILAPNGLSEGRVVAAVELLMPMSNGETQ, from the coding sequence ATGACGCTGGTTGAGGTCGTCGTGGGAATCGCATTGTTGGCGACTGTTCTCGTGGCCATTCTGACGTCGTTTCGAACGCACTCGTTGCAAGTTCGAAACGCGAAGGAACGGATGAAGGCAATCCGAATTGCCGATGAGTTGCTGTCGGAGTGGATGGCAGCGTCTCGACTTCCCTTGCTCGGCCAACAGGGAGCACTATTTGATCCGCAAGGATGGAGTTGGCGGATGGTTGCCACCACGGAGGTACAAGACCTGATGGCGATCGGGGCACAAACCTCACGTCTCGAAATACTGGCACCGAACGGTCTTTCCGAAGGTCGAGTCGTCGCTGCTGTAGAGCTTCTCATGCCGATGTCAAACGGTGAAACCCAATGA
- a CDS encoding pilus assembly FimT family protein, translating into MTRLQSRYPVSHTGRVGFTLIEIMVVITIVGLIAATVTIRFSGLTRRARFEWAVGQAISLDASARVYAKTHDEPVALQLELGTCKLQRAYGRSQADRKELSLGESVAVRRFVSQSRDSSSGKVTVDYSAEGRSQTFAIEIVGHGNPKQPLWLIFVGATGQVERQESEFEVMRLIKAVKAGNDAG; encoded by the coding sequence ATGACGAGGTTGCAATCCCGATATCCGGTGAGTCACACCGGCCGTGTCGGTTTTACGCTCATCGAAATCATGGTGGTCATCACCATTGTCGGGCTCATTGCGGCAACTGTGACAATTCGATTTTCCGGCCTGACACGTCGGGCGCGATTCGAGTGGGCTGTTGGCCAGGCAATCAGTCTCGACGCATCCGCTCGGGTCTACGCGAAGACCCACGACGAACCCGTTGCTCTGCAACTCGAATTGGGAACATGTAAGCTCCAGCGTGCTTATGGAAGGAGTCAGGCCGATCGAAAAGAACTTTCACTCGGAGAGAGTGTGGCTGTCCGTCGATTTGTGTCTCAATCGAGGGATTCATCGAGTGGAAAGGTCACGGTTGACTATTCTGCCGAGGGACGCAGTCAGACATTCGCAATCGAAATCGTTGGGCACGGCAATCCCAAGCAACCACTCTGGCTGATTTTTGTCGGAGCCACTGGCCAGGTTGAACGACAGGAGAGCGAGTTTGAAGTCATGCGACTTATTAAGGCCGTCAAAGCGGGGAATGACGCTGGTTGA
- the gspG gene encoding type II secretion system major pseudopilin GspG — MPFIGSLKAQRRAFTVVELMVVIVIIGLLAGVVTISVRSYLIRSRQNVAKMEIAKICQALETFYAQFDRYPTNEKGIAALTEKSTAFADGLLSKVPVDPWGNAYEYQSPGRKGAYEVVSYGADHREGGTGADTDISSDDLSDQIKPTP; from the coding sequence ATGCCTTTCATAGGATCGCTGAAGGCGCAACGACGCGCCTTTACGGTTGTTGAACTCATGGTTGTGATTGTGATCATCGGCCTCTTGGCCGGTGTTGTCACGATCAGTGTGAGAAGCTATCTGATTCGAAGTCGACAGAATGTGGCAAAGATGGAAATTGCCAAGATCTGTCAGGCACTTGAAACGTTTTACGCGCAGTTTGATCGATATCCCACCAACGAAAAAGGGATTGCTGCGCTCACGGAAAAGTCGACAGCTTTTGCGGACGGACTGCTCAGCAAGGTTCCCGTCGACCCGTGGGGAAATGCCTACGAATACCAGTCGCCAGGCAGAAAGGGGGCCTACGAAGTTGTGTCGTACGGAGCGGATCATCGAGAAGGAGGAACAGGCGCAGACACCGACATTTCGAGCGATGATCTCAGCGACCAAATCAAACCCACTCCCTAA
- a CDS encoding type II secretion system F family protein, with product MPSFYYQALDAKSTDRSGTVVAESGRDARVQLRLRGLTILSIHEQRMRSSRSVIKLLRPRARSAGQVASAIRDLATLLSTGIGLVDALDTICLQYTGRFRLALQTLRERVAGGSNLSEAMQLDPEVFDELTVQMVRVGENAGTLDTVLDRLADFRERYLQFKDRVTTALIYPAIIVLLAFSVSIFLMTVVLPMLLENLVASGRPLPWPTRVLKMLSETLTVHGWWLGALAAAIVFGGVVFINTPRGKRIWHRLFFSLPILGPLAKKQEIARAAIIISTLMENGIVFVDAIETASRTAKNVLLKDALDAIRLRVQSGGDIGVALTATGIFPPLVIQIFTVGQQTGELERMLNRLASGYEAQVASATSRLTAALEPILIVVLAVVVGFILFATILPILEAGNVL from the coding sequence ATGCCAAGTTTTTACTACCAAGCCTTGGATGCGAAATCCACCGATCGTTCAGGGACCGTTGTGGCTGAGTCTGGACGAGATGCGCGCGTGCAACTTCGACTGCGCGGCCTCACAATCCTTTCAATTCACGAACAGCGGATGCGATCATCACGGAGTGTCATTAAGCTCCTCCGCCCCCGAGCTCGAAGTGCAGGGCAGGTTGCGTCCGCGATCCGCGATCTCGCGACCCTTCTGAGTACCGGCATCGGCCTAGTTGATGCCCTCGATACCATCTGCTTGCAGTACACTGGTCGATTTCGGTTGGCGCTTCAGACGCTACGGGAGCGGGTGGCAGGAGGAAGCAATCTCTCTGAGGCAATGCAACTCGATCCTGAGGTGTTTGATGAGTTGACTGTCCAGATGGTGAGGGTCGGAGAGAACGCAGGAACTTTAGATACAGTGCTGGACCGTTTGGCGGATTTCCGCGAGCGGTATCTGCAGTTTAAGGATCGCGTGACGACCGCGTTGATTTATCCGGCCATCATTGTCCTGCTGGCATTCAGTGTTTCGATCTTTCTCATGACCGTCGTACTACCGATGTTGCTCGAGAATCTCGTTGCTTCGGGGCGACCACTCCCCTGGCCTACTCGAGTCTTAAAAATGTTAAGCGAAACATTGACGGTCCATGGCTGGTGGCTAGGTGCGCTTGCCGCAGCGATCGTCTTCGGGGGCGTCGTATTCATCAACACGCCAAGAGGAAAGCGAATTTGGCATCGACTTTTCTTTTCGCTGCCAATATTGGGACCGCTGGCCAAGAAACAGGAAATCGCGCGCGCGGCGATTATTATCTCCACTTTGATGGAGAATGGAATTGTCTTCGTTGATGCAATTGAAACAGCTTCGCGGACGGCCAAAAACGTGCTTCTTAAGGATGCCTTAGACGCCATTCGGTTGCGGGTTCAGTCAGGGGGGGACATCGGAGTCGCCCTGACTGCAACCGGAATTTTTCCACCACTCGTCATCCAGATCTTCACAGTGGGCCAGCAGACAGGGGAGTTGGAGCGGATGCTCAATCGCCTGGCGAGCGGCTACGAAGCCCAGGTTGCCAGCGCGACCTCGCGCCTGACAGCGGCACTCGAGCCGATATTGATCGTGGTATTGGCAGTTGTTGTGGGGTTCATACTTTTTGCAACAATCCTGCCGATCCTTGAAGCGGGAAATGTTCTCTGA
- a CDS encoding PA14 domain-containing protein gives MAIRSLREQDAINLLSVDENEAAVQRGKSLFLATDLSGATISYQTLEMLHWLTRFRLSPEEVARTRSTILARNDDWTGQPFEEVWAKCWMLYRLKVDAPPRIAELRRWVSAGGKPDQIPPMELQHDMVRQCFEELHLINGPFSVEWNGFVTASQSGAHVFSISPINVNSSNPDQPIKFAMTISVGGQKKLDSSPTEESSSGVAGGGAWTSSSSPVQLVAGRPVAFRVTATANVAEVPDSILHAIVSWSRDGGPQVVLPSSSLTLPTTGEPGLAATYSWQADGQPRVLKRVDANIDFAWVHSPIKLAVNTATASKLSDVMWATLTSPAYLQSLLDSQFKMHPFFKEPDDTSCGLSTERRKAFHELLLQTPQLLDTVSVKLAVDFYQAHRAGAPETALDVFGVWAQRHADLMCKFGDGSEFDADTRSQLAGMAMLTTLQLPHHAARLQNEYLQLPDGRCSLPVAYALASSYLGRQKLEEWTAFLDTRLSDSSLVGDTRVNWLIARAYAEEIRYMPQNLDLSWNTYRSTRALDGQVYLEQALKAAKSPATISRATLEIAARLVWGGQTQAAQDLLTKTSKSLPVEEQAKLSVAIAQVIRLTNLRSESALNQSLEAQKAYLSVLKQRRDLAAAKGDTATAQRYEELISKASQSSR, from the coding sequence TTGGCAATTCGCTCACTCCGCGAGCAAGATGCGATCAATTTGCTATCCGTCGATGAGAATGAAGCCGCAGTGCAACGAGGAAAATCGCTGTTCTTGGCGACCGACCTTTCCGGTGCGACAATCTCGTACCAGACGCTCGAGATGCTTCATTGGCTGACGAGATTTCGCCTTTCGCCAGAAGAGGTTGCAAGGACTCGTTCGACAATTTTGGCTCGGAACGATGATTGGACGGGCCAGCCGTTTGAGGAAGTGTGGGCCAAGTGCTGGATGCTGTATCGACTGAAGGTCGATGCGCCGCCACGGATTGCAGAGTTAAGACGCTGGGTTTCTGCGGGGGGAAAGCCCGACCAGATCCCACCTATGGAGTTGCAGCACGATATGGTGCGGCAATGCTTTGAGGAATTGCACCTGATCAATGGACCATTCTCGGTGGAATGGAATGGCTTCGTCACGGCAAGTCAGTCTGGCGCACATGTGTTTTCAATCAGCCCCATCAACGTAAACTCTAGCAATCCAGATCAGCCGATCAAATTCGCGATGACAATTTCCGTTGGCGGGCAAAAAAAACTTGATTCCTCGCCAACCGAAGAGTCGTCCAGTGGTGTGGCTGGGGGCGGAGCGTGGACAAGCTCCTCATCTCCTGTGCAGTTAGTAGCGGGGCGTCCAGTCGCGTTTCGAGTGACCGCGACTGCAAATGTCGCCGAGGTGCCAGACTCCATCCTTCATGCAATCGTCTCATGGAGCCGAGACGGAGGGCCACAAGTCGTTCTCCCTTCTTCATCACTGACTCTACCCACGACTGGAGAGCCGGGGCTTGCGGCGACCTATTCATGGCAGGCGGATGGGCAGCCCAGGGTTTTGAAACGAGTCGACGCCAACATCGACTTTGCCTGGGTCCACTCGCCGATCAAGCTGGCGGTGAACACGGCGACAGCGAGCAAGCTTTCAGATGTGATGTGGGCCACACTGACATCCCCCGCCTATCTCCAGTCATTGCTGGATTCGCAATTCAAGATGCACCCATTCTTTAAGGAGCCTGACGATACATCTTGTGGACTGTCCACGGAGCGCCGAAAGGCATTTCACGAGCTCTTGCTGCAGACTCCGCAGTTGCTCGATACGGTCAGCGTCAAGCTTGCGGTCGATTTCTACCAAGCACACCGAGCTGGGGCACCCGAAACGGCACTTGATGTTTTCGGTGTCTGGGCACAACGACATGCGGATTTGATGTGCAAGTTTGGAGATGGTTCCGAATTTGACGCGGATACCCGGTCTCAGCTCGCCGGAATGGCGATGCTGACGACATTGCAGTTGCCACATCACGCAGCGCGATTGCAAAACGAATACTTACAATTGCCCGACGGGCGCTGCTCTTTACCTGTCGCGTATGCACTCGCCTCCTCCTACTTGGGTCGGCAGAAGCTTGAAGAATGGACTGCATTCCTCGATACGCGATTGTCGGATTCGAGTTTGGTAGGTGACACGCGTGTCAATTGGCTGATTGCCCGTGCCTATGCTGAAGAGATCCGATACATGCCGCAGAATCTCGACTTGAGTTGGAACACCTATCGGAGTACTCGAGCTCTCGACGGACAGGTCTATTTGGAGCAAGCGCTCAAGGCCGCGAAATCACCGGCGACGATTTCTCGAGCCACATTGGAAATTGCGGCCCGGCTCGTTTGGGGCGGACAGACTCAGGCCGCTCAAGATTTGCTAACCAAGACGTCAAAATCGCTACCTGTCGAGGAGCAGGCGAAGCTATCAGTAGCAATCGCACAAGTGATCCGACTGACGAATTTGCGATCAGAATCGGCTCTGAATCAGAGTTTGGAAGCCCAAAAAGCCTATCTCAGCGTGCTCAAGCAGAGACGCGATCTGGCGGCAGCCAAAGGTGATACAGCGACAGCTCAGCGTTATGAAGAGTTGATCAGTAAGGCGAGCCAAAGCTCCCGCTGA